A part of Candidatus Hydrogenedentota bacterium genomic DNA contains:
- a CDS encoding 30S ribosomal protein S1, translating into MEALLGETPQNFKEGEVVRGRVVEVTDDRVLVDIGYKSEGIVPDTEFSAQDNIQVGDEYDFYIDDPENETGMPVLSKIKADRIKNWEHVQKIYDEDGVIEGVIARRVKGGLKVDIGIDAFMPASQLTFRPTGDLDRYIGEKMEFKIIKLTRRRRNVVVSRRKLLEEQRAGEKKRLLETITEGAVIIGEVKNITDFGAFVDVGGIDGLLHVTDMSWGRVKHPSQVVQVGQQIEVKVLSFDPKTERISLGLKQKSENPWFTAEERYPVGSVVRGRVVSMTDYGAFVQIEDGVEGMVHVSEMSWTRRVRHPNEVLQLDQEVDVMVLSVDGKDEKIALGIKQTQPNPWKQLSERYPIGSTVRGTVRNLTEYGAFVQLDDGIDALLHVSDLSWTKKVTNPAEVLEKGQEVEVQVLNIDPENEKISVGLKQLLDDPWLEVIKDLPMGAHVEVEIAKLVSFGAFARLGNGIEGLIHVSELSSDRVQKPEDVLKIGDKVTAKVINISPVDRKIGLSIREYERDLEQQNMADHGQSSGSSRVVDVDAAMRGAVPASMIQAGRSLEDVAHELMVAVSRVEAARAAERADEKAAAEAEAAESAEEPVSGVTEPPADDAARGGEPGE; encoded by the coding sequence ATGGAAGCGCTGCTTGGCGAGACCCCGCAGAACTTCAAAGAGGGCGAAGTGGTCCGGGGCCGTGTGGTTGAAGTGACGGATGACCGGGTCCTTGTGGACATCGGCTACAAGAGCGAGGGGATTGTCCCGGACACCGAGTTCTCGGCGCAGGACAACATCCAGGTCGGCGACGAGTACGACTTCTACATTGACGACCCGGAAAACGAGACGGGCATGCCGGTGCTGTCAAAGATCAAGGCGGACCGGATCAAGAACTGGGAGCACGTCCAGAAGATTTACGACGAGGACGGCGTGATTGAGGGCGTGATTGCCCGCCGCGTGAAGGGCGGCCTGAAGGTGGACATCGGCATTGACGCGTTCATGCCGGCGAGCCAGTTGACCTTCCGCCCGACGGGCGACCTGGACCGCTACATCGGCGAGAAGATGGAGTTCAAGATCATCAAGCTGACGCGCCGCCGCCGGAACGTGGTGGTGAGCCGCCGGAAACTGCTCGAGGAGCAGCGCGCCGGCGAGAAGAAGCGGCTGCTTGAGACCATCACCGAGGGCGCGGTCATCATCGGCGAGGTGAAGAACATCACGGATTTCGGCGCGTTTGTGGACGTGGGCGGCATAGACGGCCTGCTCCATGTGACGGACATGAGCTGGGGCCGCGTGAAGCACCCGTCGCAGGTGGTTCAGGTTGGCCAGCAGATCGAGGTGAAGGTGCTCAGCTTCGACCCGAAGACCGAGCGCATCAGCCTGGGCCTGAAGCAGAAGAGCGAGAACCCGTGGTTCACCGCCGAGGAGCGCTACCCGGTCGGCTCGGTGGTGCGCGGCCGCGTGGTGAGCATGACGGACTACGGCGCGTTCGTCCAGATCGAGGACGGCGTCGAGGGCATGGTCCACGTCAGCGAGATGAGCTGGACCCGTCGCGTGCGGCACCCCAACGAGGTGCTGCAACTGGACCAGGAAGTGGACGTGATGGTCCTGAGCGTGGACGGCAAGGACGAGAAGATCGCCCTGGGCATCAAGCAGACCCAGCCGAACCCGTGGAAGCAGCTCTCGGAGCGCTACCCCATCGGTTCGACGGTGCGCGGCACGGTGCGGAACCTGACCGAGTACGGCGCGTTCGTGCAGCTTGACGACGGGATTGACGCGCTGCTGCACGTGAGCGACCTGTCCTGGACGAAGAAGGTGACGAACCCGGCCGAGGTCCTTGAGAAGGGCCAGGAGGTCGAGGTCCAGGTGCTGAACATAGACCCCGAGAACGAGAAGATCAGCGTGGGCCTCAAGCAGTTGCTTGACGACCCGTGGCTCGAGGTGATCAAGGACCTGCCCATGGGCGCCCATGTCGAGGTCGAGATCGCGAAGCTGGTGAGCTTCGGCGCGTTCGCGCGGCTGGGCAACGGCATCGAGGGGCTGATCCACGTCAGCGAGCTCTCGTCCGACCGGGTTCAGAAGCCCGAGGACGTGCTGAAGATCGGGGACAAGGTGACGGCGAAGGTCATCAACATCAGCCCGGTGGACCGCAAGATTGGCCTGAGCATCCGCGAGTACGAGCGCGACCTCGAGCAGCAGAACATGGCCGACCACGGCCAGAGTTCCGGCTCCTCCCGTGTGGTGGACGTGGACGCGGCCATGCGCGGCGCGGTCCCGGCGAGCATGATACAGGCCGGGCGCAGCCTCGAGGATGTCGCGCACGAGTTGATGGTCGCCGTGAGCCGCGTGGAGGCGGCCCGCGCCGCCGAGCGCGCCGACGAGAAGGCCGCCGCCGAGGCGGAGGCCGCCGAATCCGCGGAGGAACCCGTGTCAGGTGTAACCGAGCCGCCCGCGGACGACGCCGCGCGCGGCGGGGAGCCGGGCGAATAG